The Peribacillus sp. FSL E2-0218 genome contains a region encoding:
- the rpsA gene encoding 30S ribosomal protein S1, with the protein MTEDMNQVEVNNYKVGDQVKATVSKVEEKQVIVDVENSKTDGIIPISELSSLHVEKASDAVSEGDVLELEVIKVEEEALILSKRKIDALKAWDDLELKFENGDVFEAEVKDVVKGGLVVDLGVRGFVPASLVEDYFVEDFSDYKNKTLTFKIVELEKDKNRLILSHRAVVQDQKEKQKANVLDNLESGQVLEGVVQRITDFGAFVDIGGVDGLVHISQLSHQHVDKASDVVSEGDKVQVKVLSIDRDNERISLSIKDTLPGPWAGIADKAAKGSTQSGIVKRLVSFGAFVEIFPGVEGLVHISQISHKHIATPQEVLKEGQSVEVKVLDVNETEQRLSLSIKELEEPQSSNYNTSNYELPEETKGFQLGEMIGDQLKKLK; encoded by the coding sequence ATGACAGAAGATATGAACCAGGTAGAAGTGAACAATTACAAAGTTGGGGATCAAGTGAAAGCAACCGTTTCAAAGGTAGAAGAAAAGCAGGTCATTGTCGATGTTGAGAACAGTAAGACTGATGGAATCATCCCTATCAGTGAGCTGTCCAGCCTTCATGTCGAAAAGGCATCAGATGCCGTTTCGGAAGGGGATGTATTGGAGCTTGAAGTTATTAAAGTGGAAGAAGAAGCTCTCATTCTATCAAAACGTAAAATCGACGCACTAAAGGCATGGGATGACCTGGAATTGAAGTTTGAAAATGGTGACGTATTTGAGGCAGAAGTGAAAGATGTCGTCAAAGGCGGACTTGTTGTGGATCTAGGCGTACGTGGTTTCGTTCCGGCTTCTCTAGTAGAAGACTATTTCGTTGAAGACTTTTCTGATTACAAAAACAAAACTTTAACATTCAAGATCGTTGAGCTTGAGAAAGACAAGAATCGCTTAATTCTCTCACATCGTGCGGTAGTCCAAGATCAAAAGGAAAAACAAAAGGCAAATGTACTCGATAATCTTGAAAGCGGGCAAGTGCTTGAGGGTGTCGTCCAAAGGATCACCGATTTTGGGGCATTCGTCGATATCGGAGGCGTGGACGGCCTTGTCCACATTTCCCAGCTTTCACACCAGCATGTCGATAAAGCGTCCGATGTCGTTTCCGAAGGCGATAAGGTACAAGTGAAGGTGCTTTCCATTGATCGTGATAATGAGAGGATCTCGCTTTCCATCAAGGATACCCTTCCAGGACCGTGGGCAGGCATTGCCGATAAGGCAGCAAAAGGATCTACACAATCGGGAATCGTCAAGCGCCTTGTTTCTTTCGGTGCATTCGTCGAGATTTTCCCTGGGGTAGAAGGGCTTGTTCACATCTCGCAAATATCGCATAAACATATTGCCACACCACAGGAAGTACTGAAGGAAGGGCAATCCGTCGAGGTGAAGGTTTTGGATGTCAATGAAACGGAACAGCGTTTATCATTGAGCATAAAAGAACTTGAAGAACCTCAGTCCTCTAATTACAACACATCAAACTATGAACTTCCTGAAGAAACAAAGGGTTTTCAGCTAGGTGAAATGATTGGGGATCAATTGAAAAAACTAAAATAA